The Asticcacaulis excentricus CB 48 genome includes a window with the following:
- the purF gene encoding amidophosphoribosyltransferase — protein MLTSPSELSDSFVSRDPDDDSLRLECGVFGIYGMEDASAVTALGLHALQHRGQEACGIASCDGRRFYTERSHGLVSDVFTDADLIKRLQGHASIGHTRYSTAGGSHLRNVQPMFADLDSGGIAIAHNGNLTNFMFLRTKLVAEGAIFQSTSDSEVILHLIARSRSIKIIDRFIDTLRDIEGGYALVAITRKGMIGARDPLGIRPLVIGKLGHAYVLASETCALDMIGAVFVRDVEHGEVVQIDEDGLKSFKPFERKAARPCLFEYVYFARPDSVVNGKSIYEVRKAMGRQLAIEHPADADIVVPVPDSGVPASLGFSEESGLPFELGIIRNHYVGRTFIQPTQNIRDLGVRKKHSPNRVVLEGKKVILIDDSIVRGTTSVKIVRMVRAAGAKEVHLRSASPPILWPDYYGIDMPDRAKLLAAQHSIEEMRQMLECDSLGFLSVDGLYKAMGHDGRNNDQPQYTDHYFTGDYPTRLTDKEIAAEAEASGQQLSLLANTH, from the coding sequence ATGCTGACCTCGCCCTCGGAACTGTCGGATAGCTTCGTCTCACGCGATCCCGACGACGACAGCCTGCGCCTTGAATGCGGCGTGTTCGGCATCTACGGCATGGAGGACGCTTCGGCAGTCACCGCGCTGGGGTTGCACGCCCTGCAACACCGCGGACAGGAGGCCTGCGGTATCGCCTCGTGCGACGGCCGCCGCTTTTACACCGAACGCTCGCACGGTCTGGTCAGCGACGTATTCACCGATGCCGACCTGATCAAGCGCCTACAAGGCCACGCCTCCATCGGGCATACGCGCTACTCCACCGCCGGCGGATCGCATCTGCGGAACGTGCAGCCCATGTTCGCCGATCTCGATTCGGGCGGCATCGCCATTGCGCACAATGGTAACCTGACCAACTTCATGTTCCTGCGCACGAAGCTGGTTGCTGAAGGCGCGATCTTCCAGTCCACCTCGGACTCAGAAGTCATTTTGCACCTGATCGCGCGCTCGCGCAGCATCAAGATCATCGACCGCTTCATCGACACCCTGCGCGATATCGAAGGCGGCTATGCGCTGGTCGCTATTACGCGCAAGGGCATGATCGGGGCGCGCGACCCGCTGGGCATCCGCCCGCTGGTGATCGGCAAACTGGGCCACGCCTATGTTCTGGCTTCGGAGACCTGCGCGCTGGACATGATCGGCGCGGTTTTCGTGCGCGATGTCGAACACGGCGAAGTGGTGCAAATCGACGAGGACGGTCTAAAATCGTTCAAGCCGTTTGAGCGCAAGGCCGCCCGTCCCTGTCTCTTCGAATACGTCTATTTCGCCCGACCAGATTCTGTAGTGAATGGCAAGTCAATCTACGAAGTGCGCAAGGCGATGGGGCGCCAGCTAGCCATTGAGCACCCCGCCGATGCCGATATCGTCGTGCCGGTACCGGATTCCGGTGTGCCGGCGTCGCTGGGCTTTTCCGAGGAATCAGGCTTGCCGTTCGAACTGGGTATCATCCGCAACCACTATGTCGGACGCACCTTCATCCAGCCGACCCAGAACATCCGTGATCTGGGGGTGCGCAAGAAGCATTCCCCCAACCGCGTCGTACTGGAAGGCAAGAAAGTCATCCTGATTGACGATTCCATTGTGCGCGGCACCACTTCGGTGAAGATTGTTCGGATGGTGCGCGCTGCCGGCGCCAAGGAGGTTCATCTGCGTTCGGCCTCTCCACCCATCCTGTGGCCCGACTATTACGGCATCGACATGCCCGACCGCGCCAAACTATTGGCGGCACAACATTCCATCGAGGAAATGCGTCAGATGCTGGAATGTGATAGCCTCGGCTTCCTCTCGGTCGATGGGCTGTACAAGGCGATGGGCCACGACGGTCGCAACAACGATCAGCCGCAATATACCGACCACTATTTCACCGGCGACTACCCCACCCGTCTGACGGACAAGGAGATCGCCGCCGAAGCCGAAGCCAGCGGTCAGCAATTATCGCTTCTGGCCAATACACACTAA
- a CDS encoding CvpA family protein, protein MQGYDLIFLGILLFSCLSGFTRGATREIVGTASFILAILIAIWLAPWLQSTFHLGEMFALAVIIVVFISAYFGIRALGNSLSEKVNKQQMMGYADRTLGVAFGVLRALAILGFIHLLFSVVLPKGKPDWFTEAKVYPLSVQCAKAIVSVAPSWAKYADSVASPNQ, encoded by the coding sequence ATGCAAGGCTACGATCTGATCTTTCTGGGCATATTACTGTTTTCCTGCCTGTCCGGTTTTACACGCGGCGCGACGCGCGAAATCGTCGGCACAGCGTCCTTCATTCTCGCCATACTGATCGCCATCTGGTTGGCGCCGTGGTTGCAATCGACCTTCCATCTGGGTGAGATGTTCGCGCTGGCGGTGATCATTGTGGTGTTTATCTCTGCTTATTTTGGCATCCGGGCGCTCGGCAATTCACTGTCGGAGAAGGTTAACAAGCAGCAGATGATGGGCTATGCCGACCGCACCCTTGGAGTGGCCTTTGGCGTATTGCGGGCCCTGGCTATTCTGGGCTTTATCCATTTGCTTTTTTCAGTCGTACTGCCTAAAGGAAAGCCCGACTGGTTCACCGAAGCCAAGGTCTATCCTTTGAGCGTACAGTGCGCCAAGGCCATTGTGTCGGTCGCGCCGTCCTGGGCGAAATATGCCGACAGCGTGGCGTCGCCCAACCAATAG
- the radA gene encoding DNA repair protein RadA, which translates to MSKAQAVFVCQSCGMTHTKWAGQCSGCLSWNTLVQETSSAPPGSLRPETSPSKISRLSKLNFETLDAPDEAPQRMVTGIEEFDRVCGGGIVPGSAILLAGDPGVGKSTLLLQVTAHAALRGLKVAYISGEEAVEQVRGRASRMGVSKARVDLAAETSLRTILDALKRDTYDLVIIDSIQTLWSDAIDAAQGSVSQVRACAGELVRLAKKNRIAMILVGHVTKEGQIAGPRVVEHMVDAVLSFEGERGYPFRILRGSKNRFGATDEIGVFEMGDGGLREVPNPSALFLGDNDERSSGSAVFAGIEGSRPVLVEIQALVAPSALGTPRRAVVGWDSGRLAMILAVLESRCGLGFGGKDVYLNVAGGLKINEPAADLAAAMALVSALLDQPLPKASVIFGEISLSGELRGVSRMEARMKEALKLGFSNAIAPVAAQENAPFEVKTYSHLVNAMSAFDLNS; encoded by the coding sequence ATGTCCAAGGCTCAGGCCGTCTTTGTCTGTCAGTCCTGCGGGATGACCCACACCAAATGGGCGGGTCAGTGTTCGGGGTGCCTGAGCTGGAACACGCTCGTGCAAGAGACCTCTTCCGCACCGCCTGGCAGTCTGAGACCTGAAACCTCGCCTTCGAAAATCTCAAGGCTTTCAAAGCTCAACTTTGAAACTCTTGATGCGCCCGACGAGGCGCCGCAGCGCATGGTGACCGGTATCGAGGAATTCGACCGTGTGTGCGGCGGCGGCATTGTCCCGGGCTCGGCCATCCTGCTGGCTGGCGATCCGGGCGTCGGCAAATCGACCCTGTTGTTGCAGGTCACTGCCCATGCGGCGCTGCGCGGGCTCAAGGTCGCCTATATTTCGGGCGAAGAAGCCGTTGAGCAGGTTCGCGGGCGCGCCTCACGCATGGGGGTCAGCAAGGCCCGTGTCGATCTGGCCGCTGAAACCTCGCTGCGCACCATTCTCGATGCGTTGAAACGCGATACCTACGACCTCGTCATCATCGATTCCATCCAGACCCTGTGGTCGGACGCCATCGACGCCGCACAGGGCTCGGTATCGCAGGTACGGGCCTGCGCCGGGGAACTGGTGAGACTGGCCAAAAAGAACCGCATCGCCATGATCCTTGTCGGGCACGTCACTAAGGAAGGCCAGATCGCCGGGCCGCGCGTCGTCGAACACATGGTCGATGCCGTGTTATCGTTTGAGGGTGAGCGCGGCTATCCGTTCCGCATCCTACGCGGCTCCAAAAACCGTTTCGGGGCCACCGATGAGATCGGCGTGTTTGAAATGGGCGACGGCGGTTTGCGCGAAGTGCCCAACCCCTCGGCCCTGTTTCTCGGCGACAATGACGAGCGCTCATCGGGGTCGGCGGTGTTCGCAGGGATCGAAGGTTCGCGTCCGGTGCTGGTCGAAATTCAGGCGCTCGTGGCCCCGTCGGCATTAGGCACGCCGCGCCGCGCCGTGGTGGGGTGGGACTCCGGACGTCTGGCCATGATACTGGCCGTGCTCGAATCACGCTGCGGCTTGGGCTTCGGCGGCAAGGACGTCTATCTCAATGTCGCCGGCGGGCTGAAGATAAACGAACCCGCCGCCGATCTTGCGGCAGCTATGGCGCTGGTCTCCGCCCTGCTCGATCAACCCCTGCCCAAGGCGTCGGTTATCTTCGGAGAAATCAGCCTGTCGGGCGAGCTGCGCGGCGTATCGCGCATGGAAGCGCGCATGAAGGAGGCCCTTAAACTAGGCTTTTCCAACGCCATTGCCCCCGTCGCGGCTCAGGAAAATGCGCCGTTCGAGGTAAAAACCTACTCGCATCTGGTCAATGCGATGAGCGCCTTCGACCTCAACAGTTAG
- a CDS encoding replicative DNA helicase: MNTNLLDASLPVSADTPQALPHNLEAEQALLGTLMFDNGAYERLYDGLSARHFYEPFHQKLFATIEEQIRIGHLAEPIVLLDKFKTDQAFNDLGGIRYLADLVDRAPPSANASDYARVIYDLALRRDLIRLGGEIARSATQEGNGREQIERAEAQLYEMAEKGTSSTGFKTFSEAVTGAISNAEEAFHRDGGLSGLATRLDDLDRQIGGLHKSDLLILAGRPSMGKTALATNIAMNVAKKFRFEIQPDGTRKTVDGGVVAFYSLEMSADQLATRLLADASGVSSDRLRKGEIDAVEFGRLKDAAMEIASYPLYIDDTGGLSLAKLTARARRLKRTAGLDLIVVDYLQLVTTGDSNMNRVQEISTITMGLKSLAKELQVPVIALSQLSRQVESRDDKRPQLSDLRESGSIEQDADIVMFVYRESYYLGRAEPKEGTPEHLQWQEDMDKLRGTAEVIIGKQRHGPIGTVRLSFDENVTRFGNLARQDRYSTYE, from the coding sequence ATGAACACGAACCTGCTCGACGCCTCCCTGCCCGTTTCGGCCGACACGCCACAGGCCTTGCCCCACAATCTCGAAGCCGAACAGGCGCTGCTCGGAACGCTGATGTTCGACAATGGGGCCTATGAGCGCCTGTATGATGGCCTGAGCGCCCGGCATTTTTACGAGCCATTCCACCAGAAGCTATTTGCCACCATCGAAGAGCAGATCCGCATCGGGCATCTTGCTGAGCCCATCGTGCTGCTCGACAAGTTCAAGACCGATCAGGCCTTCAATGATCTGGGGGGTATTCGCTACCTGGCCGATCTGGTCGATCGTGCCCCGCCTTCGGCAAATGCCTCGGACTATGCGCGCGTCATCTATGATCTGGCGCTGCGCCGCGACCTAATCCGTCTCGGCGGCGAAATCGCCCGCTCGGCTACGCAGGAAGGCAATGGCCGCGAGCAGATCGAGCGCGCTGAAGCTCAACTTTATGAGATGGCCGAAAAGGGCACTTCTTCGACCGGCTTCAAGACCTTCTCCGAAGCCGTGACGGGGGCCATTTCCAATGCCGAAGAAGCCTTCCACCGCGACGGCGGCTTGTCCGGGCTGGCCACCCGCCTGGACGACCTCGACCGGCAAATCGGTGGCCTGCACAAGTCGGACCTGCTGATCCTAGCCGGGCGCCCCTCGATGGGGAAGACGGCCCTGGCCACCAATATCGCCATGAACGTGGCCAAGAAATTCCGCTTCGAGATTCAACCCGACGGCACGCGCAAGACAGTCGATGGCGGCGTGGTCGCGTTCTACTCGCTCGAAATGTCGGCAGATCAGCTCGCGACCCGTCTTCTGGCCGATGCCTCCGGCGTTTCCTCCGACCGTCTCCGCAAGGGGGAAATTGACGCTGTGGAATTCGGACGGCTCAAGGACGCGGCCATGGAGATCGCCTCCTATCCGCTGTATATTGACGATACCGGCGGTCTCAGCCTTGCCAAGTTGACCGCCCGCGCCCGTCGCCTGAAACGCACGGCCGGCCTCGACCTTATCGTGGTTGACTACCTGCAACTGGTCACCACGGGCGACAGCAATATGAACCGCGTGCAGGAAATTTCGACCATCACTATGGGTTTGAAGTCGCTGGCCAAGGAGCTTCAGGTGCCGGTCATCGCCCTGTCGCAGCTCTCGCGTCAAGTCGAAAGCCGCGACGACAAGCGCCCGCAACTGTCGGACCTGCGCGAATCCGGCTCGATCGAACAGGACGCCGACATCGTCATGTTCGTCTATCGCGAAAGCTATTATCTGGGCCGCGCCGAACCCAAGGAAGGTACGCCTGAGCACCTGCAATGGCAGGAAGATATGGACAAGCTGCGCGGCACGGCCGAAGTCATCATCGGCAAGCAGCGTCACGGTCCCATCGGAACGGTACGCCTGTCGTTCGACGAAAACGTAACGCGGTTTGGCAATCTGGCGCGGCAGGACCGGTACAGCACCTACGAGTAG
- a CDS encoding S41 family peptidase, which translates to MTKRLMTFTRMFVLTVAAAALTSCGGGGGGGSSTATGSTGGGGTGGGVTGWVSGVFQAASTFKDKCETVRTGVDIEGNRFPDKAGTSLDEKNWLRSWTRETYLWNTEVIDTDPATGGTRTQYFAGLKTFNKTTSGKDKDNFHFSEPTTEYLARRNAAATASYGMELTAYSTTTPRDFRVVYTEPGSPAASVVPRGARILTVNGIDLVNDNTQAGVNALNAGLFPSATGTSTTFGLRLVDGSTKTVTLTSANVSPKPVNKTSVLTDGTSKIGYILFNTFSPYSSETEIVSAMRDMQTAGVNDLILDLRYNGGGLLAVASQLSYMIAGNARTANRTFETLKFNAAAGNTNPVTGQANNPIPFYNQGLGFTVMAGTSLPTLNLSRVYVLATEDTCSASEAVINGLRGVGVEVVLIGGKTCGKPYGFYPQDNCGETYYTIQFQGVNDLGFGDYADGFVPNNTSSTTGVKLPGCVASDDLSKDLGLATEGLVSTALSYRRTSSCPASATAFAAASSAVQSAGPVGGGSGPAIVPPKWIMDVNRDMTLPGGR; encoded by the coding sequence ATGACCAAACGCCTGATGACCTTCACCCGTATGTTTGTACTGACAGTTGCCGCGGCAGCCCTCACGTCCTGTGGCGGCGGAGGTGGCGGAGGCAGTTCGACGGCGACGGGATCAACCGGCGGCGGAGGCACCGGCGGGGGTGTCACGGGCTGGGTCAGCGGCGTGTTTCAGGCCGCCAGTACCTTCAAAGACAAGTGCGAAACCGTGCGCACTGGTGTCGATATCGAAGGCAACCGCTTCCCGGACAAGGCCGGTACATCGCTGGATGAAAAGAACTGGCTGCGCTCCTGGACACGCGAAACCTATCTTTGGAATACCGAAGTCATTGACACCGATCCCGCGACGGGCGGCACGCGAACGCAGTATTTTGCGGGCCTCAAGACCTTTAACAAAACGACGTCGGGTAAGGATAAGGACAACTTCCATTTCAGCGAGCCGACAACAGAGTACCTGGCGCGCCGCAATGCCGCCGCGACCGCCAGCTACGGCATGGAACTGACGGCCTACTCGACCACGACGCCACGCGATTTCCGTGTTGTCTATACTGAACCGGGCTCGCCCGCCGCGAGTGTGGTGCCGCGCGGCGCGCGCATCCTGACGGTCAACGGCATCGACCTCGTCAATGACAATACGCAGGCCGGCGTCAATGCGCTGAATGCGGGGCTTTTTCCAAGCGCAACGGGCACCTCCACGACCTTCGGGCTGCGCCTGGTCGATGGTTCGACAAAGACCGTCACTCTGACATCGGCCAATGTTAGCCCCAAGCCGGTCAATAAAACGAGCGTGCTGACGGATGGCACGTCGAAGATCGGCTATATCCTGTTCAACACCTTCAGCCCCTATTCCAGCGAAACCGAAATCGTTTCGGCCATGCGCGACATGCAGACCGCCGGGGTCAATGACCTGATCCTCGATCTGCGCTATAATGGCGGTGGTCTGCTGGCCGTGGCGTCGCAGCTCAGCTACATGATAGCCGGCAATGCGCGCACAGCTAACCGCACCTTTGAAACCCTGAAATTCAACGCGGCCGCCGGCAACACCAATCCCGTAACGGGTCAGGCCAATAACCCCATCCCCTTCTATAATCAGGGTCTGGGGTTCACCGTCATGGCGGGGACATCTTTGCCGACGCTTAACCTGTCGCGGGTCTATGTGCTGGCCACCGAAGACACGTGCAGCGCCTCAGAAGCGGTGATCAACGGCCTGCGCGGCGTCGGCGTCGAAGTCGTCCTGATCGGCGGCAAGACCTGCGGCAAACCCTATGGCTTCTACCCACAGGACAATTGCGGAGAGACCTACTACACTATTCAGTTTCAAGGCGTGAACGATCTGGGCTTCGGAGACTATGCCGACGGTTTCGTGCCGAACAACACCTCTTCCACAACGGGAGTCAAACTGCCCGGCTGCGTCGCTAGCGATGATCTGAGCAAGGACCTGGGACTTGCGACCGAAGGGCTGGTCAGCACGGCGCTCAGTTATCGTCGTACCAGTTCGTGTCCGGCCTCGGCCACCGCTTTCGCAGCCGCTAGTTCGGCGGTGCAATCAGCGGGCCCTGTCGGCGGCGGCTCAGGCCCGGCCATCGTACCGCCCAAATGGATTATGGACGTAAACCGCGACATGACCCTGCCGGGGGGGCGCTGA
- a CDS encoding TonB-dependent receptor plug domain-containing protein, protein MSIRASHRTLAAALTATTALTFVSVPAFAQDASAESDVTEVVVTGSRTQPRSRLDTLAPVDVIRKDALDAQGSTELAQALSRVAPSLTFPRPAAVDGTDSVRPASLRGLSPDQTLVLLNGKRRHTSAQVNTNGSAGRGSAPADLNAIPTSALSTVEILRDGASAQYGSDAIAGVVNLRLREARSGGSVSASYGQYNTEVEAARSSRKENDGRTYNVAGWVGLPLGEDGFLTVSGEYRNREATNRADTDPRVTPNRVTGRYGDPEQESLALFANAAKPLQNGWKLYGFGGVQSLESESAAFFRQTGNSGNVAAIYPNGFLPLINVKSNNYSATFGTRGQWGDWTSDYSVNWGRNELEYNTLNSVNASYGTASKTSFYDGKVIYDQLVLNADISRQFPIGFYSPLTFALGVEGRHENYEIKAGEQQSWALGPITSATAGAQGFIGFQPSNAVDVNRDNFGLYAELSATVVPQLSFDFAARAEKYSDFGDNLSGKLSLRYELTDNLALRGSVSTGFRAPSLQQQYFTSTASVVSGGVVVETGTFPASSAVAKALGAPALEAEESTNYAAGFVYRKGPFELTLDAYRINIDNRIVLTENLSGTSEITALLKPYGVTAARFFTNGVDSETTGIDVVVNYRLPTDHYGRFNFNLAWNTGNTEITRLPGANTVSSLQNPPVLFARIRQYILTNSTPENKGSATVDWKGGKWSVNGRATYYGDVIDAAATFPSDIHTGEKTLLDLSASYKLTDKTSVTFGADNVLDVYPDKTLASLQGSQGALAFTRFSPFGFNGRYLYARVTHNW, encoded by the coding sequence ATGTCCATCCGTGCCTCGCATCGCACACTCGCCGCCGCACTGACAGCGACGACGGCCCTTACCTTCGTCTCCGTGCCCGCATTCGCTCAGGACGCCTCGGCGGAAAGCGATGTCACCGAAGTGGTCGTAACCGGCAGCCGCACACAGCCCCGTTCGCGCCTTGACACACTCGCCCCCGTCGATGTGATCCGTAAGGATGCGCTGGATGCGCAAGGCTCGACCGAACTGGCGCAGGCCCTGTCGCGCGTCGCCCCATCCCTCACCTTCCCGCGCCCGGCCGCGGTAGACGGCACCGACAGTGTGCGCCCGGCCTCTCTGCGTGGCCTCAGCCCGGACCAGACGCTGGTCCTGTTGAACGGCAAGCGCCGCCACACCTCGGCGCAGGTCAACACCAATGGCTCTGCCGGTCGCGGCTCGGCCCCGGCTGACCTGAACGCCATCCCGACCTCGGCGCTCAGCACGGTCGAAATTCTGCGCGATGGTGCCTCGGCGCAATACGGCTCGGACGCCATTGCTGGCGTCGTCAATCTGCGTCTGCGCGAAGCCCGTTCGGGCGGCAGCGTGTCGGCCAGTTACGGCCAGTACAATACCGAGGTCGAGGCCGCCCGCTCATCGCGCAAGGAAAACGACGGCCGTACCTATAATGTCGCCGGCTGGGTCGGCCTGCCGCTCGGCGAAGACGGCTTCCTGACCGTATCGGGCGAATACCGTAACCGCGAGGCGACCAACCGCGCCGATACCGATCCGCGCGTCACGCCCAACCGCGTCACCGGTCGCTACGGCGATCCGGAACAGGAAAGCCTCGCCCTGTTCGCCAATGCCGCCAAGCCGCTGCAAAACGGCTGGAAGCTTTATGGCTTCGGCGGGGTTCAGAGCCTCGAGTCCGAAAGCGCGGCCTTCTTCCGTCAAACGGGCAACAGCGGCAATGTCGCGGCCATCTATCCCAACGGCTTCCTACCGCTGATCAATGTCAAGTCGAACAACTATTCCGCGACCTTTGGCACGCGCGGTCAGTGGGGCGACTGGACGTCCGACTATTCGGTCAACTGGGGCCGCAATGAGCTGGAATACAACACGCTCAATTCGGTTAACGCCTCTTACGGCACCGCCTCCAAGACCAGCTTCTATGACGGCAAGGTCATCTATGACCAACTGGTGCTCAATGCAGACATCAGCCGTCAGTTCCCGATTGGCTTCTATAGCCCCCTGACCTTCGCGTTGGGCGTTGAAGGCCGTCACGAAAACTATGAAATCAAGGCTGGGGAACAGCAGTCCTGGGCATTGGGCCCCATCACGTCGGCCACCGCCGGGGCGCAAGGCTTTATTGGGTTCCAGCCGTCGAATGCGGTCGATGTCAACCGCGACAATTTCGGCCTCTATGCCGAACTGAGCGCCACGGTTGTGCCGCAGCTGAGCTTCGACTTTGCCGCCCGCGCCGAAAAATATTCTGACTTTGGCGACAACCTGTCGGGCAAGCTGTCGCTGCGTTATGAACTTACCGATAATCTGGCCCTGCGCGGCTCGGTGTCCACGGGCTTCCGTGCGCCGTCCCTGCAACAGCAGTATTTCACCTCGACGGCGTCGGTCGTGTCGGGCGGCGTAGTGGTTGAAACCGGCACCTTCCCGGCCTCGTCTGCGGTGGCCAAAGCGCTCGGCGCCCCGGCGCTGGAGGCAGAAGAGTCCACCAACTATGCGGCCGGCTTCGTCTATCGCAAGGGCCCGTTCGAGCTGACGCTTGATGCCTACCGCATCAATATTGATAACCGCATCGTCCTGACGGAAAACCTGTCGGGAACGTCGGAAATCACCGCCTTACTGAAGCCCTATGGCGTGACGGCAGCCCGCTTCTTCACCAATGGCGTGGACAGCGAAACGACCGGTATTGATGTGGTGGTCAATTATCGCCTGCCAACCGATCATTATGGGCGCTTCAACTTCAACCTCGCCTGGAACACCGGCAATACCGAAATTACTCGCCTGCCGGGCGCCAATACGGTGTCGAGCCTGCAAAACCCGCCGGTGCTGTTCGCCCGCATCCGTCAGTACATCCTCACCAACTCGACGCCTGAGAACAAGGGCAGCGCCACGGTGGACTGGAAGGGCGGCAAGTGGAGCGTCAATGGCCGCGCCACCTATTATGGCGATGTGATCGACGCGGCGGCGACCTTCCCCAGCGATATCCACACTGGCGAAAAGACCCTGCTCGACCTGTCGGCCAGCTACAAGCTGACCGACAAGACCTCGGTCACCTTCGGCGCGGACAATGTCCTCGACGTCTATCCGGACAAGACCCTCGCTTCGCTGCAAGGATCGCAGGGCGCGCTGGCCTTTACGCGCTTCTCGCCTTTCGGCTTCAACGGGCGCTACCTCTATGCGCGCGTAACGCACAACTGGTAA